From the genome of Uranotaenia lowii strain MFRU-FL chromosome 1, ASM2978415v1, whole genome shotgun sequence, one region includes:
- the LOC129737645 gene encoding uncharacterized protein K02A2.6-like, with protein MTSETTIRVCREFFSTFGIPSVFVSNNGPQFTSAEFAEFLKMSGVVHKLSAPYHPATNGQAERLIQTMKCKLKSMDCNESDLHSELYNILLSYRKMIHPTTEHSPAQMVFGHQLRSRLDLMIPSDDPKDSVVQGKVRELTVGSRVSARNYDHSTIWEFGVIKERLGKSYYLVQLDDGRVWRRHIDQLRAVVVEEQYSSQEILFPIHKTHQNLPLLYLLLYQLATLLETDHQAYKRTKVYVVQQGSSEIHRNWTFDSTE; from the exons ATGACTTCAGAAACTACAATTCGCGTTTGTCGGGAATTCTTCAGTACATTTGGCATTCCATCCGTTTTTGTGAGTAACAATGGTCCTCAGTTTACGTCCGCGGAGTTCGCTGAGTTTTTAAAGATGAGTGGAGTCGTTCACAAACTAAGTGCTCCCTACCACCCGGCGACGAATGGTCAAGCCGAAAGGTTAATCCAGACTATGAAATGCAAATTGAAGTCCATGGATTGTAACGAATCCGATCTACATTCCGAATTATACAATATCTTACTATCGTATCGAAAAATGATACATCCGACTACAGAACATTCCCCTGCTCAGATGGTATTCGGCCATCAGTTACGTTCTCGTTTAGACCTGATGATTCCTTCAGACGACCCTAAAGACAGCGTAGTTCAGGGAAAAGTACGTGAATTGACAGTTGGATCGAGGGTGTCAGCACGCAACTACGATCATTCTACAATTTGGGAGTTCGGTGTAATAAAAGAGCGTCTTGGTAAGTCGTACTATCTCGTACAGTTGGATGATGGACGTGTTTGGAGGAGACATATCGATCAACTACGGGCTGTTGTTGTAGAGGAGCAATACTCGTCGCAAGAG ATCCTATTCCCGATCCACAAAACTCACCAAAACCTACCGTTGCTATATCTCCTACTCTACCAACTGGCAACACTGCTGGAAACCGATCACCAGGCGTACAAGCGAACCAAGGTCTACGTCGTTCAGCAAGGAAGTTCAGAGATCCACAGAAACTGGACCTTTGATTCGACGGAGTAG